From the Sphingomonas mesophila genome, one window contains:
- a CDS encoding chemotaxis protein CheA: MDDLIADFTAECREMLEALGGEIVAWEASPDDRARLDSIFRFVHTVKGNCGFFDFPRLEALSHAAEDALADVRAGRRSTDAALVSAVLAVIDRIGDMIGAIERDGAVPVGDDGDLLQALLAAEPDPTPAPLAATAIQETTALSTNPAAAPRTIRLSVELLDRMMSGVSDMVLARNELARRLRETDTAVDVDGAFERLSGIIAEMRDAVTRTRMQRIENLFVALPRMVRDLSAELGKQVLVDIEGGDVELDREMIEMIRDPLTHIIRNAVDHGIERPAERLAAGKREIGLLSVVARQSGNQILIDIADDGKGIDGARLVDKAIAAGTLDPSEAARLSPRERLALVFEAGLSTAQEVTAISGRGVGMDVVRSNIERIGGTVEVDSTPGSGTRMTLRVPLTLTIIPALTVSIGNQHFAIPRAAIDEIVRANGASVTLDHIGGAGVATIRGRRVPEISLADVLGLASDVADEERTLVVIRPAGGDVYALAVDRIHDHEELVVKPAAPAVMATGLYAGTTLADDGSPILLFDPAGLAEVGGVRLEAQERGARVVEATSQAIARDDNVLLFNTLDGRRCAIRLGLVDRIDEVGIDAVRESAGQLRVQLGDTILPLAGRVPSDVEKLRVFRLSDGVSEIGLAFAEVVDLTVLDASVLAAATPGEVAGVTLLGGRPAELIDAHWLFATHGAASHADQRGAVCRIPSDDPWMQNMLRPIVEAAGYRVVGDDSDETADLTIVGDCDAPGEGEGQKIVLSSDPASAVAGAIYRYDRVALAAALASAAAAGRGR, encoded by the coding sequence ATGGATGATCTGATTGCCGATTTCACGGCCGAATGCCGGGAGATGCTGGAAGCGCTGGGCGGCGAGATCGTCGCCTGGGAGGCCAGTCCGGACGACCGCGCGCGGCTCGATTCGATCTTCCGCTTCGTCCACACCGTCAAAGGCAATTGCGGCTTCTTCGACTTCCCGCGCCTCGAGGCGCTGAGCCATGCCGCCGAGGACGCTCTGGCCGATGTCCGCGCCGGCCGCCGCTCGACCGACGCGGCGTTGGTCAGCGCGGTGCTCGCCGTGATCGACCGCATCGGGGACATGATCGGGGCGATCGAGCGCGACGGCGCGGTCCCGGTAGGAGATGATGGAGATCTCCTACAGGCGCTCCTCGCCGCCGAGCCGGATCCAACCCCCGCCCCCCTCGCTGCAACCGCGATTCAAGAAACCACTGCACTGTCCACCAACCCCGCCGCCGCGCCCCGCACCATCCGCCTTTCGGTCGAGCTGCTGGACCGCATGATGTCGGGCGTCAGCGACATGGTGCTCGCCCGCAACGAGCTCGCTCGCCGGCTTCGCGAGACCGACACCGCGGTCGACGTCGACGGCGCCTTCGAGCGGCTGAGCGGGATCATCGCCGAGATGCGCGACGCGGTCACCCGAACCCGCATGCAGCGCATCGAGAACCTGTTCGTCGCTTTGCCGCGAATGGTCCGCGACCTTTCGGCCGAGCTCGGCAAGCAAGTGCTGGTCGACATCGAGGGCGGCGACGTCGAGCTCGATCGCGAGATGATCGAGATGATCCGCGATCCCCTGACCCACATCATCCGCAACGCCGTCGACCACGGCATCGAGCGCCCCGCCGAACGCCTCGCGGCAGGCAAGCGCGAGATCGGCTTGCTCAGCGTCGTCGCGCGGCAGTCGGGCAATCAGATCCTCATCGACATCGCCGACGACGGCAAGGGCATCGACGGCGCCCGGCTGGTCGACAAGGCGATCGCCGCCGGCACCCTCGACCCTTCCGAAGCGGCCCGCCTGTCGCCTCGCGAGCGGCTGGCGCTGGTCTTCGAGGCCGGCCTATCGACCGCCCAAGAGGTTACCGCCATCTCGGGCCGCGGAGTCGGCATGGATGTCGTGCGCTCGAACATCGAGCGGATCGGCGGCACGGTCGAAGTCGACTCCACGCCGGGTAGCGGCACCCGGATGACCCTTCGTGTGCCGCTGACGCTGACCATTATCCCGGCGCTGACCGTGTCGATCGGTAACCAGCATTTCGCCATCCCGCGCGCCGCGATCGACGAGATCGTGCGGGCCAACGGCGCTTCGGTTACCCTCGACCATATCGGCGGCGCGGGCGTCGCCACCATCCGCGGCCGCCGAGTCCCCGAAATCTCGCTCGCCGACGTTCTCGGCCTCGCCAGCGACGTCGCGGACGAGGAGCGGACGCTGGTCGTCATCCGACCCGCAGGAGGCGATGTCTATGCGCTCGCCGTCGACCGGATCCACGACCATGAGGAACTGGTGGTCAAGCCGGCCGCTCCGGCGGTCATGGCGACCGGACTCTACGCCGGGACCACGCTGGCCGACGACGGCAGCCCGATCCTGCTGTTCGATCCTGCCGGTTTGGCCGAAGTCGGCGGCGTTCGGCTCGAAGCTCAGGAACGCGGCGCGCGGGTAGTCGAAGCTACGTCGCAAGCCATTGCGCGTGATGACAATGTCCTGTTGTTCAACACCCTCGACGGCCGACGTTGCGCGATCCGCCTTGGCTTGGTCGATCGGATCGACGAGGTCGGCATCGACGCGGTGCGCGAGTCCGCTGGCCAGCTCCGCGTGCAGCTCGGCGACACCATCCTGCCCTTGGCAGGACGCGTCCCCTCCGACGTTGAGAAGCTGCGCGTGTTCCGCCTCAGCGACGGCGTGTCCGAGATCGGCCTGGCTTTCGCCGAGGTGGTCGATCTTACTGTTCTCGACGCTTCCGTCCTGGCTGCCGCCACGCCCGGCGAGGTGGCGGGCGTCACCCTGCTCGGCGGCAGACCGGCCGAGCTGATCGACGCCCACTGGCTTTTCGCCACGCATGGTGCGGCCTCGCACGCCGACCAGCGCGGCGCGGTGTGCCGCATCCCGTCGGATGATCCATGGATGCAGAACATGCTCCGGCCGATCGTGGAGGCCGCGGGCTATCGCGTCGTCGGCGATGACAGCGACGAGACGGCGGACTTGACGATCGTCGGCGACTGCGATGCGCCGGGCGAAGGCGAGGGGCAGAAGATCGTCCTGTCCAGCGACCCTGCCTCTGCGGTGGCTGGGGCCATCTATCGATACGACCGCGTGGCGCTCGCTGCCGCGCTTGCCAGCGCCGCTGCGGCGGGGAGGGGCCGATGA
- a CDS encoding histidine phosphotransferase family protein has protein sequence MNAIDLASLLCSRLCHDLLSPVGALNNGLELMADEQDPEMRERCLELLADSARATASKLKFFRLAFGAGGGYGEAIDANEARAALEGLFGGDHKVALGWMVSAERLSKNAAKLLLNLALIAGDALVRGGRLDVGAEEADGRLELAIRAEGPRILLDPALRETILTGNSGGTVEPRAAGAWLAHSLAGEAGGAIRLSDPADEVLVIGATLPA, from the coding sequence ATGAACGCCATCGACCTTGCCAGCCTGCTCTGCTCGCGCCTGTGCCACGATTTGCTTTCGCCCGTCGGCGCCCTCAACAACGGGCTCGAGCTGATGGCCGACGAGCAGGACCCCGAGATGCGCGAGCGCTGCCTCGAGCTGCTCGCCGACAGCGCCCGCGCCACCGCCAGCAAGCTCAAATTCTTCCGCCTCGCGTTCGGTGCCGGCGGCGGATACGGCGAGGCGATCGACGCCAATGAAGCGCGCGCGGCGCTCGAAGGGCTGTTCGGCGGCGACCACAAGGTCGCGCTCGGCTGGATGGTCAGTGCCGAGAGATTGTCAAAGAACGCCGCCAAGCTGTTGTTGAACCTTGCCTTGATCGCCGGCGACGCGCTGGTTCGCGGCGGCCGGCTCGATGTCGGGGCGGAGGAAGCCGATGGCCGGCTCGAGCTTGCCATTCGCGCCGAGGGGCCGCGAATCCTGCTCGATCCGGCGCTGCGCGAAACGATCCTCACCGGCAATTCGGGCGGGACGGTCGAGCCGCGCGCCGCCGGCGCCTGGCTGGCGCACAGCCTGGCGGGCGAGGCGGGCGGCGCGATCCGGCTCAGCGATCCCGCCGACGAGGTGCTGGTGATCGGCGCAACGCTCCCCGCCTGA
- a CDS encoding RluA family pseudouridine synthase, with translation MAGGHQIIAVALSEAHVGWRLDRALADAVPNLSRERLKALIKAGALSRGGATLRDPAAKVGGDERLELAVPQPEEAHNEAQDIALAIVFEDDHLLVVDKPARLVVHPAAGNRDGTLVNALLHHCAGRLSGIGGVARPGIVHRIDKDTSGLLVVAKSDPAHEGLARQFAAHSIGRRYLAIVRGVPRGAAGTVDAPLARSAQNRKKIAIVAEGRGKRAVTHWRRLEALRQAALVECRLETGRTHQVRVHMASIGHPLLGDPVYGGGRSVHRELLNELDFTRQALHAQGLEFVHPVTKERLSFESAIPADMQELFNRLGV, from the coding sequence ATGGCCGGGGGGCATCAGATTATCGCGGTGGCGCTCAGTGAGGCGCATGTCGGCTGGCGGTTGGACCGCGCTCTGGCCGACGCGGTGCCGAACCTGTCTCGCGAGCGGCTCAAGGCGCTGATCAAGGCGGGGGCGCTGAGCCGCGGCGGGGCGACGCTGCGCGATCCGGCGGCGAAGGTCGGCGGCGACGAGCGGCTCGAGCTGGCCGTCCCCCAACCCGAAGAGGCGCACAATGAGGCGCAGGACATCGCGCTCGCCATTGTGTTCGAGGACGATCATTTGCTGGTGGTCGACAAGCCGGCCAGGCTGGTGGTGCACCCGGCGGCGGGCAATCGCGACGGGACCCTGGTCAATGCGCTGCTGCATCATTGCGCCGGCCGGTTGAGCGGGATCGGCGGGGTGGCCCGGCCGGGGATCGTCCACCGCATCGACAAGGACACGTCGGGGTTGCTGGTGGTGGCCAAGAGCGACCCCGCGCACGAAGGACTGGCGCGGCAGTTCGCGGCGCACTCGATCGGCCGGCGCTATCTGGCGATCGTGCGCGGCGTGCCGCGCGGGGCGGCTGGGACGGTCGACGCCCCCCTCGCCCGCTCCGCCCAGAACCGCAAGAAGATCGCCATCGTGGCAGAAGGCCGCGGCAAGCGCGCGGTGACTCACTGGCGGCGGCTTGAGGCGCTGCGCCAGGCGGCGCTGGTCGAATGCCGGCTCGAGACCGGGCGCACCCACCAGGTCCGCGTGCACATGGCGTCGATCGGCCATCCGTTGCTCGGCGACCCGGTCTATGGCGGCGGCAGAAGCGTTCACAGAGAGTTGCTCAATGAATTGGACTTCACGCGCCAGGCGCTCCACGCCCAGGGGCTGGAGTTCGTCCATCCAGTGACCAAGGAACGCCTGTCGTTCGAAAGCGCCATTCCGGCGGATATGCAGGAACTGTTCAACCGACTTGGTGTATAG
- the rpoH gene encoding RNA polymerase sigma factor RpoH: MAQGKGAISIPASGGEAGLNRYLTEIKKFPILAPEEEYMLAKRWREHEDTEAAAKLVNSHLRLVAKIAMGYRGYGLPVSELISEGNIGLMQGVKKFEPDRGFRLATYAMWWIRASIQEFILRSWSLVKMGTTAAQKKLFFNLRRMKNQIEAFEDGDLKPADVTKIATDLGVTEDEVISMNRRMAMGGDTSLNAPLKSSEDGEGQWQDFLVSEAPLQDETIADEQERTVRRELLAEAMDSLNDREKHILVERRLSEEPKTLEDLSQVYGVSRERIRQIEVRAFEKLQAALLKLAGEQRLLPAA, encoded by the coding sequence ATGGCACAAGGCAAAGGCGCGATCTCGATCCCCGCTTCGGGCGGGGAAGCCGGGCTCAATCGCTATCTCACCGAGATCAAGAAATTCCCGATCCTCGCTCCCGAGGAGGAATATATGCTCGCCAAGCGCTGGCGCGAGCATGAGGACACCGAGGCGGCGGCCAAGCTGGTCAACAGCCACCTGCGGCTCGTGGCCAAAATCGCCATGGGCTATCGCGGCTACGGCCTTCCGGTCAGCGAGCTGATTTCCGAGGGCAACATCGGCCTGATGCAGGGCGTCAAGAAGTTCGAGCCCGACCGGGGCTTCCGCCTGGCGACCTACGCGATGTGGTGGATCCGCGCCTCGATCCAGGAATTCATCCTGCGCTCGTGGAGCCTGGTGAAAATGGGCACCACCGCCGCGCAGAAGAAATTGTTCTTCAATCTCCGGCGGATGAAGAACCAGATCGAGGCGTTCGAGGACGGCGACCTGAAGCCGGCCGACGTCACCAAGATCGCCACCGACCTCGGCGTGACCGAGGACGAGGTGATCAGCATGAACCGCCGGATGGCGATGGGCGGCGACACCAGCCTCAACGCACCGCTGAAGAGCAGCGAGGACGGCGAGGGCCAGTGGCAGGACTTCCTGGTCAGCGAAGCCCCGCTGCAGGACGAGACCATCGCCGACGAGCAGGAGCGGACGGTTCGCCGCGAATTGCTGGCCGAGGCGATGGACAGCCTGAACGACCGCGAGAAGCATATCCTGGTCGAGCGGCGCTTGTCGGAAGAGCCCAAGACGCTCGAGGACCTCTCGCAGGTCTATGGCGTGTCGCGCGAGCGGATCCGTCAGATCGAGGTGCGGGCGTTCGAAAAACTGCAGGCGGCGCTGCTCAAGCTGGCGGGCGAGCAGAGGTTGCTGCCGGCGGCGTAA
- a CDS encoding YihY/virulence factor BrkB family protein, with protein sequence MTTTSGQTATTPADIPAKGWKEVAKRTWQQSSEDNIGLVAAGVAFYGFLALVPLLGATVLTYGLIADPATVVAHAQSLTSVMPADAAKLIGEQLLNVVATSGGKKGLGLVVALAIALFGARNAAGSVITALNIAYEEEERRGFLKVNLLALAITAGAVVLAIAAMIAVAALGHLEKLLPGLPGFVLTLGKFASYALLLAGAAAGAATLYRYGPDRKKAKWVWITPGSVFAALGWIGLTLGFGFYAANFGNYGKTYGSLATVVVLLTWMYLSAYVLLFGAELNSELEHQTARDTTAGPEQPLGQRGAWSADHVASEPSSLTAQPAGEASFKAPPTPLRRWNAREGRGTVAAPAAMVEGSAQPPHEKSGHPYLISRAAARAAPLTGGAKIGMVGSALATIGLSQLRRRGRASVGATLLVTAAALALLRRKD encoded by the coding sequence ATGACCACCACCTCCGGCCAAACCGCAACCACCCCCGCCGACATCCCCGCCAAGGGCTGGAAAGAGGTCGCCAAGCGCACCTGGCAGCAGTCGAGCGAGGACAATATCGGCCTCGTCGCCGCCGGAGTCGCCTTCTACGGCTTCCTCGCGCTGGTGCCGCTGCTCGGCGCGACCGTGCTGACCTACGGCCTCATAGCCGACCCCGCGACGGTCGTCGCCCACGCCCAATCGCTGACCTCGGTCATGCCGGCCGACGCCGCCAAGCTGATCGGCGAGCAATTGCTCAACGTCGTCGCCACCTCGGGCGGCAAGAAGGGCCTCGGCCTCGTCGTCGCGCTTGCCATCGCTTTGTTCGGCGCGCGCAACGCCGCCGGCTCGGTCATCACCGCGCTCAACATCGCCTATGAGGAGGAGGAACGCCGCGGCTTCCTCAAGGTCAACCTCCTCGCGCTCGCCATTACCGCCGGCGCGGTGGTCCTCGCCATCGCCGCGATGATCGCCGTCGCCGCCCTCGGCCATCTCGAGAAATTGCTGCCCGGCCTCCCCGGCTTCGTCCTCACGCTCGGTAAGTTCGCGTCCTACGCCTTGCTGCTCGCCGGAGCCGCGGCCGGCGCCGCCACGCTCTACCGCTACGGCCCCGACCGCAAGAAGGCCAAATGGGTGTGGATCACCCCCGGCTCGGTGTTCGCCGCGCTGGGCTGGATCGGACTGACCCTCGGCTTCGGCTTCTACGCCGCCAATTTCGGTAATTACGGCAAGACCTACGGCAGCCTGGCGACGGTCGTCGTCCTGCTCACCTGGATGTACCTGTCCGCCTACGTCCTGTTGTTCGGCGCCGAATTGAACAGCGAGCTCGAGCACCAGACCGCCCGCGACACCACCGCCGGCCCCGAGCAACCCTTAGGCCAGCGCGGCGCCTGGTCCGCCGACCACGTCGCGTCCGAACCTTCCTCCCTGACGGCGCAGCCGGCGGGCGAAGCGAGCTTCAAGGCTCCGCCGACGCCCTTGCGTCGGTGGAATGCTCGCGAAGGGAGGGGGACCGTTGCCGCACCCGCGGCAATGGTGGAGGGGTCAGCTCAGCCTCCGCACGAGAAATCCGGCCACCCTTACCTGATCTCCCGCGCCGCAGCCCGAGCCGCACCGCTCACCGGCGGCGCCAAGATCGGCATGGTCGGCAGCGCGCTCGCCACCATCGGCCTGTCCCAGCTCCGCCGCCGCGGCCGAGCAAGCGTCGGCGCCACCCTCCTCGTCACCGCCGCCGCCCTCGCCCTCCTGCGCCGCAAGGACTAG